Proteins from a single region of Polynucleobacter sp. KF022:
- a CDS encoding carboxymuconolactone decarboxylase family protein has product MSERLIPYQPMDLAEPAELVAAIRKRRGGQFINLDRMLLHSIPIAEGWNHFIGEIRNNLSLDPKLRELAMCGVAVLNGAEYEFFHHAPPFKKAGGTEEQVQGLRLIGQPNFPKELYSPLENDAVDLTFQMTRNIKVDPELMKRLQKALGSTDTVELVTVIAAYNMVSRFLIALDVNPEDHPPA; this is encoded by the coding sequence ATGTCCGAACGTTTAATTCCGTATCAGCCAATGGACTTGGCTGAGCCAGCTGAGTTGGTGGCCGCCATTCGCAAAAGACGTGGTGGTCAATTTATCAATTTAGACCGTATGCTCCTGCACAGCATCCCTATTGCTGAAGGCTGGAATCATTTTATTGGCGAGATTCGGAATAATTTATCTTTAGATCCCAAGTTGCGCGAGTTAGCGATGTGTGGCGTAGCAGTTCTCAACGGTGCTGAGTATGAATTCTTTCACCATGCGCCGCCCTTTAAGAAAGCGGGCGGCACTGAGGAGCAGGTTCAAGGCTTACGTCTGATCGGACAACCGAATTTCCCGAAAGAGTTGTATTCGCCTTTAGAAAATGATGCCGTTGATTTAACCTTTCAGATGACGCGCAATATCAAGGTAGATCCTGAGTTGATGAAGCGTTTACAAAAGGCGTTAGGAAGTACCGATACGGTAGAGTTGGTAACGGTCATTGCCGCTTACAACATGGTGTCTCGCTTCTTAATTGCGCTAGATGTTAATCCTGAAGATCATCCTCCCGCTTAA
- a CDS encoding tripartite tricarboxylate transporter substrate binding protein, which produces MMDLAKLAKRVFKNTLLSVLMALGVSGFALAQTAAVGAWPTQKPIRLIAVFPPGGSVDQVARVLAPALQSELKQNVIVENIGGASGVIGTSAMTRSDPDGYTFAVVFDTHGVNPSLKDKLPYDTIKDIAPVVLIGTSPMVLVASKKSGITSFKQLVDLSKTGKQFSYGSIGIGSLGHLAMARLAKQAGFDWNHIPYRGGGPLMQDALGGQVELAVGSEFLVKPHVDSGGVIPLVITTAKRSPSLPNVPTISESGFPGFSAPAWWAVLAPGKTPPAVVDAMNKALNKALKTPAVAEKFKAQGIQIVGGTPEAAQEFIGKQIGIWGKFVIENNIKETAQ; this is translated from the coding sequence ATGATGGATTTAGCAAAATTGGCCAAAAGAGTCTTTAAAAACACCTTATTAAGCGTATTAATGGCCTTAGGGGTCAGTGGGTTTGCATTAGCCCAAACTGCTGCAGTGGGCGCTTGGCCCACCCAAAAGCCAATTCGTTTAATCGCAGTATTTCCTCCGGGCGGTTCGGTTGACCAGGTTGCCCGTGTGCTGGCACCGGCCCTACAGTCAGAATTAAAGCAAAACGTGATTGTTGAGAATATTGGTGGAGCCTCTGGTGTCATTGGCACTTCCGCGATGACGCGTTCCGATCCAGATGGTTATACCTTTGCAGTGGTATTTGACACTCACGGTGTGAATCCTAGCCTCAAAGACAAGCTTCCCTACGACACGATTAAAGATATTGCTCCTGTGGTGTTAATTGGAACATCGCCAATGGTTTTGGTTGCCAGTAAAAAATCGGGCATCACAAGCTTTAAACAGTTAGTAGATCTTTCTAAGACCGGCAAGCAATTCAGTTACGGCTCTATCGGTATCGGCAGCTTAGGCCACTTGGCAATGGCTCGTCTCGCAAAACAGGCCGGCTTTGATTGGAATCACATTCCCTATCGTGGTGGTGGTCCCTTGATGCAAGATGCATTAGGTGGTCAAGTAGAGTTAGCGGTAGGCTCCGAATTTTTGGTGAAGCCACACGTTGATAGTGGTGGCGTTATTCCTCTGGTTATTACTACCGCTAAGAGATCACCATCTCTACCTAACGTGCCAACTATTTCAGAGAGTGGCTTTCCTGGATTTAGTGCGCCTGCATGGTGGGCAGTATTGGCTCCCGGTAAGACTCCACCAGCAGTAGTGGATGCGATGAATAAGGCTTTGAATAAGGCATTGAAAACCCCTGCTGTTGCTGAGAAATTTAAGGCTCAAGGCATTCAAATTGTTGGAGGCACTCCGGAAGCCGCCCAAGAGTTCATTGGTAAGCAAATTGGTATCTGGGGTAAGTTCGTCATTGAAAACAACATTAAAGAAACTGCTCAGTAA
- a CDS encoding sulfurtransferase, whose product MKSILNIAAYLFVSLDGLPELRAKMLDECNVRQLKGTILLTGEGINMFLAGKADALRGFLDWLRLDPRFEPLQAKESWSDDQPFKKMLIKLKNEIIRMNHPAIRPEEGRANFISPKKLQEWLDRGTDDLGRPVVMVDTRNAFEVDYGTFENALHFNIEKFTEFPAAISAHKDELADKTLVSFCTGGIRCEKSGLYMREIGMQHSYQLEGGILKYFEEVGSAHYQGSCFVFDEREALEPNLDSIPVERSIRKKLRMDSSTD is encoded by the coding sequence ATGAAGTCGATTCTAAATATTGCCGCCTATTTATTTGTCAGCCTAGATGGCTTGCCAGAGCTTCGCGCCAAAATGCTCGATGAATGCAATGTACGTCAACTGAAAGGCACCATCCTGTTAACGGGTGAAGGTATCAATATGTTCCTGGCTGGCAAGGCCGATGCACTTCGTGGATTTTTAGATTGGCTACGTCTTGATCCTCGATTTGAACCACTCCAAGCAAAAGAAAGCTGGTCTGATGATCAACCTTTCAAAAAGATGCTCATTAAACTCAAAAATGAAATTATTCGCATGAACCATCCAGCCATTCGTCCAGAAGAAGGTCGTGCCAACTTCATTAGCCCTAAAAAATTACAGGAGTGGTTGGATCGCGGCACTGATGATCTAGGTCGACCAGTTGTGATGGTTGATACACGTAATGCCTTTGAAGTCGACTACGGCACTTTTGAGAATGCTTTGCATTTCAATATTGAAAAATTTACAGAATTTCCTGCAGCAATTTCTGCTCATAAGGATGAGCTGGCAGATAAAACGTTAGTGAGCTTTTGTACCGGCGGAATTCGCTGTGAGAAATCAGGCCTCTACATGCGAGAGATTGGGATGCAACATAGCTACCAATTGGAGGGGGGAATACTAAAGTACTTTGAGGAAGTAGGCTCTGCTCATTATCAAGGTAGCTGCTTTGTCTTTGATGAGCGTGAGGCCCTTGAGCCCAACCTGGACTCTATTCCCGTAGAGCGCTCTATTCGAAAAAAACTCCGCATGGACTCTTCAACAGATTAA
- a CDS encoding D-2-hydroxyacid dehydrogenase family protein, with translation MASLPNIVVLGDYERALRRFSNWDKLDQQAKLTIYHEPLRDEALYEAVKDADAIAIVRDRSPFNEAMIARLPKLKFLMFTGERNGTLEASALVSRNIPMACTPGGPSKETTAELTWALILGASKRLIEENKLIASGGWRDAMSVLPMLSGERLGIMGLGAIGSRVARVGAAFGMEVVAWSPRMTPERAAAENATAVSLDELLKTSKVVSMHLVAGPGTKGLISADQLALMRPDSILVNTSRSALINMSDLQKALSVGRPGQAAVDVFDIEPLPEKDGLRNTPNLLVTPHLGFIAEPIFATFSKGITETLEAWLENRPVPHPFKPQ, from the coding sequence ATGGCCTCATTACCTAATATCGTTGTTCTCGGTGACTATGAGCGTGCTCTACGCCGCTTTTCCAATTGGGATAAATTAGATCAACAAGCAAAGCTCACTATCTATCATGAGCCTTTACGTGATGAAGCCTTATACGAAGCCGTTAAGGACGCAGATGCGATCGCCATTGTCAGAGATCGATCCCCTTTTAATGAAGCCATGATTGCACGCTTACCTAAGCTCAAGTTTTTAATGTTTACCGGCGAACGTAATGGCACTCTAGAGGCATCTGCCTTGGTTTCCAGAAACATTCCAATGGCCTGCACTCCTGGCGGACCTTCTAAAGAAACTACGGCAGAGCTGACTTGGGCATTAATTCTTGGTGCATCTAAGCGATTGATTGAAGAAAATAAATTGATTGCATCTGGTGGATGGCGTGACGCGATGTCTGTGTTGCCCATGCTTTCGGGTGAGCGCCTAGGCATTATGGGGCTGGGTGCCATCGGCAGCCGCGTGGCTCGTGTGGGCGCTGCATTTGGTATGGAGGTTGTAGCATGGAGTCCACGCATGACCCCGGAACGCGCTGCAGCCGAAAACGCAACGGCAGTAAGTCTTGATGAGCTTCTAAAGACCTCTAAAGTAGTGTCCATGCATTTGGTAGCCGGCCCCGGCACAAAAGGTTTAATTAGCGCTGATCAACTAGCACTCATGCGTCCAGATTCTATTTTGGTGAACACCTCACGATCTGCGCTGATCAATATGTCAGATTTACAAAAAGCATTATCTGTCGGCCGGCCAGGTCAAGCTGCGGTAGATGTTTTTGATATTGAACCTCTTCCAGAAAAAGATGGGTTGCGCAACACTCCAAATTTACTTGTGACGCCACATCTTGGGTTTATTGCTGAACCTATTTTTGCCACCTTCTCAAAAGGCATTACTGAGACTCTAGAAGCATGGTTGGAGAATAGGCCAGTACCACACCCCTTTAAGCCTCAATAA
- a CDS encoding chromate transporter yields MPSTRLTSLQLFISFSKIGLSGFGGVLPWARRTLVEREKILTSEEFSAILGICQIVPGPNVVNLAVCVGSRFGGARGAVAAVLGLTLGPIAIVMLLATLYKHYSHLDTVQGILRGISAVGVGLIASTGLKMLRDEFRYPAMLLVVLVTVLSATYFHLGLGWVVLTASPLAIFLARKKALRI; encoded by the coding sequence ATGCCGTCCACTCGACTAACCTCTCTTCAATTATTTATTAGCTTTAGCAAGATTGGCCTCTCTGGGTTTGGAGGCGTACTTCCCTGGGCCAGACGAACCTTAGTTGAGCGTGAAAAAATTCTGACTTCAGAAGAATTTAGCGCCATCCTTGGTATATGCCAAATCGTTCCTGGTCCAAATGTCGTAAATCTAGCTGTTTGTGTTGGATCCCGATTTGGCGGAGCAAGAGGTGCGGTTGCGGCTGTACTTGGCCTTACGCTTGGACCGATTGCAATTGTGATGTTATTGGCTACGCTTTATAAGCACTACAGTCATCTTGATACCGTCCAAGGAATCTTGCGTGGCATTTCTGCAGTGGGTGTGGGCCTGATTGCCTCCACCGGATTAAAGATGCTGCGCGATGAGTTTCGTTATCCCGCGATGTTATTGGTTGTCTTGGTCACAGTTCTTTCAGCCACCTATTTTCATTTGGGCTTAGGCTGGGTCGTATTAACTGCATCACCATTAGCCATCTTCTTGGCGCGTAAAAAGGCTCTCAGAATATGA
- a CDS encoding chromate transporter translates to MSMLLSLFLKLSVFSMIAFGGVNALLPELLNLAVNQERWIDLQTFSDYFAIAQAAPGPNFMTVTLLGWHIYGIIGALVATFAIVWPSSILIFFLQRFILGIKDPIKKKAIQYAAAALAIGLVLSSAWEIALQINHGTAAYILTIATIGLTVFTRWHPLYLIAVGGVLGVLGFI, encoded by the coding sequence ATGAGTATGCTGTTGAGCCTATTTTTAAAGCTCTCCGTCTTCTCCATGATTGCATTTGGTGGTGTCAATGCGCTTTTGCCAGAGCTATTAAATTTAGCCGTCAATCAAGAGCGATGGATTGATCTACAAACTTTCTCAGATTACTTTGCAATAGCCCAAGCAGCCCCGGGACCGAATTTTATGACGGTGACCCTATTGGGCTGGCACATCTACGGCATTATTGGTGCGCTCGTTGCCACCTTTGCCATAGTATGGCCATCTTCTATCTTGATTTTTTTCTTACAGCGTTTCATCTTGGGAATTAAAGACCCTATTAAAAAGAAAGCCATTCAATACGCAGCAGCAGCACTAGCGATTGGACTAGTTTTATCTTCTGCTTGGGAAATCGCCCTACAAATTAACCATGGGACTGCCGCATACATCTTGACCATTGCCACCATTGGACTTACTGTGTTTACTCGCTGGCACCCACTCTATTTAATTGCTGTGGGTGGAGTTTTGGGCGTTCTAGGATTTATTTAA
- a CDS encoding tripartite tricarboxylate transporter substrate binding protein — MRIIQQLFTHLLCLLSFISTAAFAQSTYPTKPINFIVPYGAGGSADSRSRQLAQKMSLTLKQPIVVDNKPGAGGNIGTEMIARAAPDGYTIGMGNFAPMAVNKTLFGNLRYDPETDLIPIILVEKGPLVLVVNPNSPFKTVQDIVTAAKAKPGVLTFSSGGIGGSHQLSAELFELNAGIQMIHVPYKSGSAALTDLMAGNVDLMFDQMYSAVPSIKADKIRPLAITSKKRSPLLPNVPSFAELGYPKVEVLNWQGLIAPKGTPKAIIDKLNAAANEALKDPQLRELMLSQGNEIGGGSPAEFAALVKSEASKWSAVVKSANIKPE; from the coding sequence ATGCGAATCATTCAACAGCTCTTTACCCACTTACTGTGCCTACTCTCATTTATCTCTACAGCAGCTTTTGCTCAAAGCACTTATCCCACCAAGCCGATTAACTTTATTGTTCCTTATGGAGCGGGCGGAAGTGCAGACTCCAGAAGCCGTCAACTCGCTCAGAAGATGAGTCTCACCCTAAAGCAACCAATTGTGGTGGATAACAAACCAGGTGCAGGCGGAAACATTGGTACAGAGATGATTGCTCGTGCTGCTCCCGATGGATACACCATCGGCATGGGTAACTTTGCGCCAATGGCAGTCAATAAAACACTCTTCGGCAATTTACGTTATGACCCTGAGACAGATTTAATACCGATCATCCTTGTAGAAAAAGGCCCATTAGTCTTGGTGGTCAATCCCAACTCACCATTTAAAACGGTTCAAGATATTGTCACGGCAGCAAAAGCAAAGCCGGGCGTTCTCACGTTTTCCTCTGGCGGTATTGGAGGCAGCCATCAACTCTCGGCAGAACTTTTTGAACTCAATGCTGGTATTCAGATGATTCATGTGCCATATAAAAGCGGCTCTGCTGCATTAACAGATCTAATGGCCGGTAATGTTGATCTGATGTTTGATCAAATGTATTCAGCCGTACCCAGTATTAAGGCCGATAAGATTCGTCCGCTTGCCATTACTAGTAAGAAACGCTCGCCCCTACTTCCTAACGTACCCAGCTTTGCTGAATTAGGCTATCCCAAAGTAGAGGTACTTAATTGGCAAGGTCTCATTGCGCCCAAAGGAACGCCTAAAGCCATTATTGATAAGCTCAATGCCGCTGCGAATGAAGCCCTGAAGGATCCTCAGTTGCGCGAACTGATGCTCTCGCAAGGGAATGAGATTGGCGGCGGGAGTCCTGCGGAATTTGCCGCCCTCGTCAAATCCGAAGCAAGTAAATGGAGCGCAGTAGTGAAAAGCGCAAACATCAAGCCAGAGTAA
- the crcB gene encoding fluoride efflux transporter CrcB, whose protein sequence is MWLSIFAIFFGAGLGALLRAGFNFLTVGVGSVLPLGTFTSNMVGGYLIGIAVAFFGNNPHLSPEWKLLVVTGFLGGLTTFSSFSAEVVGFMQRGEFTWALGTALLNLVGSLVLTFLGILTYQALK, encoded by the coding sequence ATGTGGCTATCTATTTTTGCAATTTTCTTTGGAGCCGGTTTAGGTGCTCTATTAAGGGCTGGCTTTAATTTCCTAACGGTTGGCGTTGGATCTGTATTGCCTCTAGGAACCTTTACCTCCAATATGGTCGGTGGTTATTTAATTGGTATTGCGGTAGCATTTTTTGGCAATAACCCACACCTCTCGCCAGAGTGGAAGCTTTTAGTGGTTACTGGCTTTTTGGGCGGCCTGACCACTTTCTCCAGTTTTTCTGCTGAGGTTGTTGGCTTTATGCAGCGCGGTGAATTTACTTGGGCCTTAGGCACCGCATTATTGAATTTAGTTGGCTCACTGGTTCTCACCTTTTTAGGTATTCTGACCTATCAAGCGCTGAAATAA
- the ygiD gene encoding 4,5-DOPA dioxygenase extradiol, with translation MTSHRQPAVFAGHGSPMYAIEPNRFTAAWSALGKTFKRPDAILVISAHWVTRGVWVTAMPKPKTIHDFGGFPQALFDIQYPAPGSPALADRIQELLSVPVVLEENEWGIDHGAWSVLKYLYPDADVPVVQLSLDGSMSAREHYELAKQLRPLRDENILILSSGNVVHNLRTIHWQEDAEPYPWAKDFNDFFVSEIRANHHEPLIDWERYGDAAHMSIPTAEHYWPALYTLALQEKGEQVTIYSDGIEMSSISMLGFSIQ, from the coding sequence ATGACTAGCCATCGCCAACCTGCAGTATTTGCTGGCCATGGTAGTCCGATGTACGCCATAGAGCCCAACCGCTTTACTGCGGCATGGTCCGCTCTAGGAAAAACATTCAAACGCCCAGACGCTATATTGGTGATCTCGGCTCATTGGGTAACCCGAGGTGTTTGGGTTACTGCAATGCCTAAGCCTAAAACAATTCACGACTTCGGCGGGTTCCCACAAGCCCTTTTCGATATTCAATATCCCGCACCAGGCAGTCCTGCCTTAGCTGATCGCATACAAGAATTATTGAGTGTGCCTGTAGTGCTTGAAGAAAACGAATGGGGGATTGACCATGGTGCGTGGTCAGTTCTTAAATATCTCTACCCAGATGCGGATGTACCAGTGGTGCAGTTGAGTTTAGACGGATCAATGTCAGCGCGCGAGCATTACGAGTTGGCTAAGCAATTGCGTCCATTACGTGATGAAAACATTCTCATCCTATCCAGCGGTAACGTAGTGCATAACTTGCGTACCATTCACTGGCAAGAAGATGCTGAACCTTATCCTTGGGCAAAAGATTTCAACGACTTTTTTGTCTCAGAAATACGTGCCAATCACCATGAGCCTTTGATTGATTGGGAGCGCTACGGTGACGCAGCTCACATGTCGATACCAACCGCTGAACACTATTGGCCCGCTCTATATACCCTAGCTTTACAAGAGAAGGGTGAGCAAGTGACAATCTACTCTGATGGTATCGAGATGAGTTCAATCAGTATGTTGGGTTTCTCCATTCAATAA
- a CDS encoding site-2 protease family protein, with protein sequence MITDYSIQAIAINAIPLIFAITIHEAAHGYAARRFGDNTAYMLGRVSLNPAKHIDPVGTILIPLVLLLTGSPFLVGYAKPVPVNFGRLRNPRIDSIWVALAGPGSNFIQALIWLILLIGLVGFGINEKFLISMSQAGITWNLGLLVFNLFPLPPLDGGRVLASLLPARQSIALGKLEPWGFFIVLGLVFTGVISALWMAPLMSFFEWLILLLTSPLRMIF encoded by the coding sequence ATGATTACCGACTATTCTATCCAAGCTATCGCCATTAATGCGATTCCCCTGATTTTTGCCATCACTATTCACGAGGCAGCCCATGGCTACGCCGCCCGTAGATTTGGGGATAACACGGCATACATGCTGGGACGAGTCAGCCTAAACCCTGCCAAACATATAGATCCCGTAGGAACCATCTTGATCCCCTTAGTCTTGCTTCTGACTGGATCACCCTTTTTAGTCGGCTATGCCAAGCCAGTGCCTGTGAATTTTGGGCGCCTCAGAAACCCCCGAATTGACTCGATCTGGGTTGCCTTGGCAGGACCAGGATCCAATTTCATTCAGGCACTGATTTGGCTCATTCTATTAATTGGCTTGGTAGGTTTTGGGATCAATGAGAAATTTCTGATTTCCATGTCTCAAGCGGGCATTACCTGGAATTTGGGTTTACTCGTGTTTAACCTATTCCCACTTCCTCCTCTGGATGGAGGTCGCGTACTAGCAAGCCTACTACCTGCCCGCCAATCAATTGCTCTAGGGAAGCTAGAGCCTTGGGGCTTTTTTATTGTGTTGGGACTGGTATTTACTGGGGTCATTAGTGCTTTATGGATGGCTCCCCTGATGAGCTTTTTTGAATGGCTCATCCTTTTGCTCACAAGCCCCTTAAGAATGATCTTTTAA
- a CDS encoding cytochrome c — translation MKLQKFVLASTAAALAIGAGVAFAQFQKPEDAIKYRQSAFTVMANSFGKIGAVVKGEAPYNKDEVAKNAAIVAMMSTLPWQAFGPGTEGGKAQPGVWSDNAKFKAAGEKMQLAVANLNTAAQSGDLESIKKAFGAAGATCKGCHDDFKKK, via the coding sequence ATGAAACTACAAAAATTCGTCTTAGCAAGTACCGCGGCTGCTTTAGCGATTGGCGCAGGAGTGGCATTTGCGCAATTTCAAAAACCAGAAGATGCTATTAAGTACCGCCAAAGTGCATTTACAGTAATGGCTAATTCCTTCGGGAAAATTGGTGCAGTTGTAAAAGGCGAAGCGCCATACAACAAAGATGAAGTTGCCAAGAATGCTGCAATCGTTGCAATGATGTCCACTTTGCCATGGCAAGCCTTTGGTCCAGGTACTGAGGGTGGTAAAGCCCAACCAGGCGTTTGGTCTGACAACGCCAAGTTCAAAGCTGCAGGAGAGAAAATGCAGCTAGCCGTCGCCAACTTAAATACTGCCGCTCAGTCTGGCGATCTTGAGAGCATTAAGAAAGCCTTTGGCGCAGCAGGTGCAACTTGCAAAGGTTGCCATGACGATTTCAAGAAGAAATAA
- a CDS encoding cytochrome b/b6 domain-containing protein — protein MKKTIRVWDLPIRLFHWLLVLCILGSFISVNIGGNAIQWHAYFGYSVLTLLIFRIIWGFVGSTHARFASFLPNKKSILDYLQGKSPRVLGHNPVGALSVFALLFVLCIQVTTGLFVDDEIAFQGPLAKYVSSSVSSFLSEIHEGNQVVILALITIHIAAIWFYKKFKGENLIKPMISGDKEIDPSEEAKYLPTDLGRISKDGGLQRGFALLLLSLIAVVVGYFITK, from the coding sequence ATGAAAAAAACTATTCGCGTATGGGATTTGCCAATCCGTTTATTTCACTGGTTGTTAGTGCTTTGCATTTTGGGGAGTTTTATTAGTGTCAATATAGGTGGCAATGCCATTCAATGGCATGCGTATTTTGGCTATAGTGTTTTAACTTTATTGATCTTCAGAATCATTTGGGGTTTTGTAGGCTCTACTCATGCACGTTTTGCCTCTTTCTTGCCTAATAAAAAATCTATCCTGGATTATCTGCAAGGTAAATCACCTCGTGTCCTTGGCCATAACCCCGTGGGCGCATTGTCTGTGTTTGCATTGCTTTTTGTATTGTGCATACAAGTGACAACAGGTTTATTTGTGGATGATGAAATCGCATTTCAAGGGCCACTGGCAAAGTATGTATCGAGCTCAGTGAGTTCGTTTTTGTCTGAAATTCATGAAGGTAATCAAGTGGTGATTCTTGCCTTAATTACCATCCATATTGCTGCTATCTGGTTCTACAAAAAATTTAAAGGTGAAAATCTTATTAAGCCAATGATTAGCGGCGATAAAGAAATTGACCCAAGCGAGGAGGCTAAATACCTGCCTACTGACTTGGGTCGGATCTCCAAGGATGGAGGGCTACAGCGCGGTTTTGCTTTACTGCTTTTAAGCTTAATCGCGGTAGTGGTGGGTTACTTTATTACGAAGTAA
- a CDS encoding MFS transporter has product MNPGKAFRTLLLYRIGATLSYQITMVAVGWHLYEITNSVVSLGLIGLAELVPYFALALYSGHAVDHYSRKWIAAIACLIHIAVGLFLTAIALNWLSPPVPLIYTAVAFIGVGRALLRPSYQALFGQIIPRDQLPRYTAYASSAFQICVVTGPGLGGLMIGLAGLEWTYLLAVLCGAIGLYGITFITAVQEKSSNLSGHFLKSFLEGFHYVRKHELILSIMALDMFAVLFGGAVSILPAFVKEVLNAGPETLGILRAAPAAGAVITGIYLARRPILTDSGKHLLISVAGFGAAIIAFGISNNLWLCALFLFISGCFDSVSVVIRGSIMQLTTPDHMRGRISAINGIFIGSSNELGALESGIAASMMGLVPSIVFGGVATIAIVLITHRLAPHLSKLHLQDIS; this is encoded by the coding sequence ATGAATCCCGGCAAAGCCTTTAGAACCTTACTGCTGTACCGCATTGGTGCAACACTGAGCTATCAAATTACGATGGTGGCGGTAGGCTGGCATCTTTATGAAATTACCAATAGCGTAGTTTCGCTGGGACTCATTGGTCTTGCGGAGCTAGTACCCTACTTTGCGCTCGCCTTATATTCAGGCCATGCGGTTGATCATTACTCGCGCAAATGGATTGCAGCAATCGCCTGCCTCATTCATATTGCGGTAGGTTTATTTTTAACCGCCATCGCTCTGAACTGGCTGTCTCCGCCAGTGCCCTTGATCTATACCGCTGTTGCCTTTATCGGTGTTGGGCGAGCACTGTTAAGGCCGTCCTACCAAGCACTGTTTGGCCAGATCATTCCAAGAGATCAGCTTCCTCGTTACACGGCCTATGCATCTTCTGCGTTTCAGATTTGTGTAGTGACTGGTCCGGGACTGGGCGGCCTGATGATAGGCCTTGCAGGTCTCGAATGGACCTACTTGCTCGCTGTATTATGTGGAGCAATTGGCTTATACGGAATCACTTTTATCACTGCCGTACAAGAGAAGTCGAGCAATTTATCCGGTCACTTCTTAAAGAGTTTTTTAGAAGGCTTTCATTACGTCAGAAAACATGAACTCATCTTGAGCATCATGGCACTCGACATGTTTGCTGTTTTATTTGGTGGAGCTGTTTCCATATTGCCCGCCTTTGTTAAAGAAGTGCTCAATGCAGGACCGGAGACACTGGGAATATTGCGAGCCGCACCTGCAGCTGGCGCTGTGATTACCGGCATCTACTTAGCTCGACGCCCAATCCTGACAGATTCAGGAAAGCACTTGCTAATCTCAGTTGCTGGATTTGGTGCAGCCATCATTGCCTTTGGGATCTCCAACAATTTATGGTTATGCGCTCTTTTCTTGTTTATCTCTGGATGCTTTGATTCTGTTTCAGTCGTGATCCGGGGTAGCATCATGCAGCTCACGACACCCGATCATATGCGCGGCAGAATTAGTGCCATCAATGGGATATTTATTGGCTCATCCAATGAATTGGGTGCTCTTGAGTCTGGCATTGCAGCTAGCATGATGGGCTTAGTGCCATCCATCGTATTTGGCGGGGTAGCGACGATTGCAATCGTTTTGATTACGCATCGCCTTGCCCCGCACCTTAGTAAACTACATTTACAAGATATCTCTTAA